A window of Castanea sativa cultivar Marrone di Chiusa Pesio chromosome 1, ASM4071231v1 contains these coding sequences:
- the LOC142643954 gene encoding UDP-glycosyltransferase 88F3-like: protein MQDTVVLFPAPGMGHVISMVELGKLILHHYSNNFTITILLTTGSFWNTPSVTSYIHRISQSNSNISFYSLPSVSVDTTPTRSRAAMAFDFIRVSSTHVPNALQQISHTSTIRALIIDIFCTSTLSVAKQLNLPVYYFFTSGAYALAAFLYFPKIHEQITKSFKDLNNTELDLPGMSPMKATHMPEPTLDRDDPAYWDMVYFCSHLPKSNGIIANTFEDLEPKAIKTIADGVCVPDEPTPPVYYIGPLIAEAEERAGDDGNEGGDENECLSWLDKQPSRSVVFLCFGSRGSFSVAQVRDIANGLERSGQRFLWVVKKPPQDEKTKQTEQYTSEFNLDSVLPEGFLERTKDRGMVVKSWAPQVEVLRKESVGGFVTHCGWNSVLEAVVAGVPMVAWPLYAEQHLNRNVLVKDMKMAIGVEQREDDGFVSGDEVERRVRELMESEEGRELRERIWKMREMASAALGEFGSSTRALVKFVEPLGYCR, encoded by the coding sequence atGCAAGACACAGTAGTCCTATTCCCAGCTCCAGGCATGGGCCACGTGATTTCAATGGTTGAGCTAGGCAAGCTCATCCTCCACCACTATTCCAACAACTTCACCATCACCATCCTCCTCACCACCGGCTCTTTCTGGAACACCCCAAGTGTCACCTCTTACATCCACCGTATCTCTCAATCCAACTCCAACATCTCCTTTTACAGCTTACCCTCTGTCTCCGTTGATACCACCCCAACTCGAAgccgtgcagccatggcctttGACTTCATCCGTGTTAGTTCAACCCATGTCCCAAATGCACTCCAACAAATCTCTCACACTTCCACCATTCGTGCTCTTATTATCGACATTTTCTGCACCTCAACTCTTTCTGTAGCCAAACAACTCAACCTTCctgtttattatttctttacttCTGGTGCTTATGCTCTCGCTGCCTTCTTATACTTTCCCAAAATCCATGAACAAATAACAAAGAGCTTTAAGGACCTCAACAACACCGAGCTTGACTTGCCTGGAATGTCACCAATGAAAGCCACACACATGCCTGAACCAACCCTCGACCGAGACGACCCAGCTTATTGGGACATGGTCTATTTTTGTTCACATCTTCCGAAATCAAATGGGATTATAGCTAACACGTTTGAGGACCTGGAGCCAAAAGCTATAAAGACCATTGCTGATGGTGTATGTGTTCCTGATGAGCCAACTCCGCCTGTTTACTATATAGGACCTTTAATTGCTGAAGCCGAAGAACGAGCAGGTGACGATGGAAATGAAGGCGGTGATGAGAATGAGTGTTTGTCATGGCTAGACAAGCAACCAAGTAGAAGTGTTGTATTCTTGTGTTTTGGTAGCCGGGGATCTTTCTCAGTAGCACAAGTGAGAGACATAGCTAATGGCTTGGAAAGGAGTGGACAAAGGTTCTTGTGGGTGGTGAAAAAGCCACCACAAGATGAGAAAACTAAGCAAACTGAGCAGTATACATCGGAGTTTAATTTGGATAGTGTGTTGCCAGAGGGGTTCTTAGAAAGAACAAAAGATAGGGGCATGGTGGTGAAGTCATGGGCACCCCAAGTGGAGGTGCTAAGAAAGGAATCCGTTGGCGGGTTTGTGACACATTGTGGGTGGAATTCGGTGTTGGAGGCAGTGGTTGCCGGAGTGCCGATGGTGGCGTGGCCACTCTATGCTGAGCAGCATCTGAATAGAAATGTTTTGGTGAAGGATATGAAGATGGCTATTGGCGTTGAGCAGAGAGAGGATGATGGGTTTGTGAGTGGGGATGAGGTTGAGAGAAGGGTTAGAGAGTTGATGGAGTCGGAAGAAGGGAGAGAACTCAGGGAAAGGATTTGGAAGATGAGAGAAATGGCTTCGGCTGCTTTAGGAGAATTTGGTTCGTCTACCAGAGCCTTGGTTAAGTTTGTTGAGCCACTTGGGTACTGCCGGTAG